cctctctcctctcctctcatctctctctctcatctctcgtctctctctcctctctctctctctctctctcatctctctctctctctctctctcgctgtctctctctctctctctcgctctctttccttctcatcgctgtctctctctctcttccctctctctgtctctctctctctctctctctctctcattctctctctctctctctctatataatatatatctgtgtgtgtatgtgtgtgtgtgtgtctgtgtgtgtctgtgtgtgtgtgtgtgcatccaaggTCTGAAACAGGTAGCTCCAttccgtcttgatgaaaatcctagttggcaacttccgaacTAAGCCTTATTttcattgcaaatatatatatatatatatttttttttttggtttcgtttgcgtttatttttctataattgttattaatcaagtaattttaaagaaaaaaaaaacacttaaaaaacacttaccataaaaCATCACACAGAATGACCGGGTCAAATAAAGAGGCaaagctaatgacgtcatcacatttAGCCAATGAGAATGTGCCGttatatcagatatagctagatacataagtatgtgtataatttactcaatattgttataattaccagaagtaaataaaatacctcttttatttatgataacgaagaattccttaccattaacagctgTCAGAATACTCTTGGAAAATGTCAAATTCAGGTTAAATTTGCAAGTGGAGCTtgctggttatatgtaccttgtgtGCATCtattgtgtgttagtgtatgtttgtgtgtgtgtgtgtgtgtgtgtgtgtgtgtgtgtgtgtatacatatatatgtacatatatgtaaatacacacatacacattatatatatatatatatatatatatatatatgtgtgtgtgtgtgtgtctgtgtgtgtgtatgtgtgtgtgtgtgtgtgtgtgtatgtgtgtgtgtgtgtgtgtgtgtatgtgtgtgagtgtgtgagtgtgtgtgtgaatgcgtgtgtgtatatatatatgtatatatatatatgtgtgtgtgtgggatatatatgtacatatatttacatatatatacaaacatatatatatacatatataagtttatatacacacacaataatatatgtgtgtgtgtgatatacatatatatatatatatatatatatatatatatatatatatatatatataatttacacacacacacacacacacacacacacacacacatatgactgccgcgatggtccagtggttagagcactggactccgaccctcatggtcccgagttcaaaaaatgcctgcgctctgactgcttgctcgagctcgagaaaacgacatatcgccttgagaaggcaaacgcagctgtcgtaggggaagtcgccgccgtggcacaggtgttggcgagccgaaccgcggttgattaggaagggcatacaatcaggcaaggggggcaatgccatataacctctcaatagtgaattaagatgtcctgcagtggaatgaatggcttttaatgaatatatatatatatatatatatatatgtgtgtgtgtgtgtgtgtgtgtgtgtgtataaataaatatatatatgtatatacataaatgaataaataaatatatatatatatatatgcgtgtgcttgtttgtgtgtgtctgtgtttgtatgtgtaataaataaataataaataatttagttaactccctttgttacaatggttattcttatgtttggtgtgagAGGTTTGGTCTCTTCTGTATCTAAATTACCCcgcgtgtgcaaggaatggccggggttaccatcccctGGCAGCACGGGAATTGAACACAGGacagtaagattgctagacgagagcgATACCactgagccacacacacacgcgcgcgcacgtgtgtgtgtgtgtgtgtgtgtgtgtgtgtgtgtgtgtgtgtgtgtgtgtgtgtgtgtgtgtgtgtgtgtgtgtgtgtgtgtgtgtgtgtgtgtgtgtgtgtgtgtgtgtgtgtgtgtgtgtgtgtgagggtgtgggtgcgtgtgtgtgtacatgtatatgcgtgcgtatatgtgtgtatatatatgtatatatatagagatattaatatatatatatgaaagtgtatatatatatgaatgtgtgtatatgtatatatatatattaacccattcgccccatgtagcaagaatacatgccatgcccattaaaatacttgtttatttattgtatttacacatagatctACAAGTtgttaatcaccaaatagccagttatcagaactacctatctcacttgtttaccctctTTCTTCACTTCAGGAAAGggttttttgtatcatttcattgtctaacagattttaatgacaatttaataatcatataattaataataataataataataacagtatcgatagcaatgttattaataagaaaaacatttttttccgctaattcaaggaaaatGAGGATCGTTAATTAGGCCTAcacatgtggagtcatctgtatgtaacaaaatgcaccaaaaactacaggggacagaacataattcCGGGGTGAATgagttaatatctatatattaatgtgtgtatatatatatgtgtgtgtgtgtgtgtgtgtatgtgtgtgtgtatgtatatatgtatatatgtatatatacacacacatatacatgcatacacacacaaaacacacacgtctaatctatatatatgcatgtataaatatatatacatacatatatatatacatacatacatacttacatctatagatacatatatatacatacacacacacacacacacacacatacacacacacacacacacacacacacacacacacacacacatatatatatatatgtatacatatatatatatatatatatatatatatatattcaagataaCGTGAGCAACATGTTCGTAGAggaacatgcttactaagccgcgggatggtGGTTTAGAGTGGCCAattccattatatatacatgcatacatgtatatatgtatattaatatatatatatatacataaacatatatatatacacacacatacacacacacacgcacacatatatatatatacacactcacacacacacacacacacacacacacacacacacacacacacacacacgtacacacacacaaatatatatacacatatatatacatatatatacatatatatatatatatatatgtatatatgtaaacacacacacacacacacacacacgtacacacacacaaatatatatatagatatacatataaatatatacacatatatatataaatatacacacacacacacacacatatatatatatatatatatatatacatatactgcataaaGGCAAGAACCCTCCCGATAGAAGGGCACGGCCGCGCCCCCTGATGCCCTCGTGAGGAGCGTCTGGCCATTCCCACGCCTGGACGccggaggggcaggggagaggaggagggaggcgtggTTCGAGGAGACGACGCAAAACGTATATAAGGACAGACTGGCCAAGATGAGCGTCGTCAGTCAGCGAACCAGCCCTTCCTTGATTACACCTACCTCCTTCTGCGCCTCCTTCGCCATCGCTCTTTCAGGATGAGACTTCAACTCGCCTTCGTCCTTGCTGTTGCGGCGATGGCAGCCTCGGCACGCGGTCAGTCtgggtttttttggtttttgtatttcatttccgTTTCTTTACTGAATTtctcgtgcattttttttttttttttttatctctacttctttctctctcttagttttaTGTCTACTACAAATATCTGTGTATCTCTGCTACTCgcgttctttctcctctctatctatctatctgtctatctctatctatttatttacctatttatcttcgctccctctctctcttggctttactttacttccttcctcttcagtaAAAAGGGAACGTTTTTTACGTGTAATATTTAAATCATTCTTATTTTGGTAATGATAgaaacattatcattaatcacgCCTGGAAGTGATAAGTGTGAATAGATATTTTTATCAGACAAGAAGTAAACAGTTTAACAGTTTTATCAATAGACTGTTAAATAAATTACCAATATCTATTGATTTCAATAGATATCAATAGtaaattgtaaatatttttcgTTAACCAAAGATGGAATATCTTTATAACAGtccgcacatgcatacatatgtctataataCATATCTTTaccttttgttatcatatttcttcttattcgttATTTTCCCTTACAGTCCCATCACCAAGAGGACCTCAGCGAGAACCAGTTATCAAGATGACATGTAAGTAAATGACTTAAATAATTTCATATCACTTGCAAGCTTTATCGAGGGCTAAGCTGTAATTTCAATTCCTCTTTGTACCGTACATTACAGCTGTCGAAGATTTGTGTAACAGTACTTTCGAAGATatcttgatatatgtatgtatctatagctataccattctctccttcttaatCCTCGCCATCTCCCTTTTCTATATGCCACCGTCtattcttctcttgctctcctttatcttttcaaCTCCCCCATCACTCTATTTGCTGGTATGtctgccaatctgtctgtctgtctgtttgtctgtctgtctgtctgtctgtctgtttgtctgtctcctcttatctggctcttctctctctctctctctctctctctctctctctctatatatatatatatatatatatatatatatatatatatatatatatctatctctctttctctccctctctctctggctctgtctgtctgtctcctcttatctggcacttctctctctctctctcctctctctcctctctctctctctctctctctcctctctctcctctctctctctctcttctgctctctctctctctctctctctctctttctctctccctctctctctctctctctctctcatcttctctctctctctctcttctttctatctctctctcctctctatctctatctctcttctctctctctctctctctctctctcctctctctctctctctctctctcactctctctccctacctccctctctctctcccccccctctctctctctctctctctctctctctctttctctctctctctctctctctctctcctctctctctctctctctctctctctctctctttctctctcctctctctctctctctctctcctcttctctctctctctctcgctctctctctctatcttctctctctctctctctctctatctatctacctatctatctctctttctctctctctcatctctctctctctctctctctctctctctctctctctctctcctctctctctttctctcactctcgctctgtctccctccctcctctctccctccctccctctccctccctccctctctctccctccctccctccctctctctccctaccttccctctctctccctacctccctctctccccccccctctctctctctctctctctctctctctctctctcttctctctttctctctctctctctctctctctctctctcctctctctctctctctctctctctctctctctctctctctctctctctccctccctccctccctccctccctctctctccctatctccctctctctccctccttcgctctccctccctccctctctctcccctcctcccctcccccccccccccctctctcctctctctctctctctctctctctctctctctctctctctctctctctctctctctctctctctctctctctctctctctctctctctttctctctctctctctctctctctctctctctctatttcaccgcAGCTGGTGATACTGATGTTTTTCTCAAATATCCGGCCAGATAAAGACCAAGATCACCTGGATGTCATGGGGCACGTGCGAGCGAGCAAGAGCGCCAAGTCAGGCAATGCTGTAGAAGGTAAATACTATTTCAATGAAAAAGATGCATAAGTGAGTGAATATTGAGAAAGGCATTGACACTTTTTATACATGAATtaacaaacagaaaatgaaagacgAAAGAATTGCTTGGCCAGAATATAACTCTAGCAAAGAACtgcaaaaaaaataggaaagaaatccACCTACAAAAGGGCGCAGCATCCTCCCACCTACAGACTAACATGAATAACAAATCAACAAACgatatctatattatcttttcCCCTCAACCTACTCTCTCACTTCGCCACAGGAATGGACTACTGGAATCAGCAAATGCAAGCGGAGCTCCAGGACCAGCTAGCGAAGTCCCCCATCGTCAAGCAAGCGAAgaacatcatcttcttcctcgggGACGGGACTTCGATCTCCACCCTGACCGCCGCTCGCCTCCTCAAGGGTCATTCCACGGGCAACGGCGAACACGAGGTCATGGCGTATGAGAGATTCCCCTACTCGTCACTCATTAAGGTTGGTGCGTTTGGAAGGGTATGGGAGAGAAATggtgagagatggaagggaagggagcatagatggaggagaaatgaggaaaaggatggTATATCTTAAGTAAGGAATGATGGatgggaaagggtgggaaaggcACGGGTaagaacagaaaacgagaataaacaggcacagaataagacgaagaaaaagaaaaaaaaaatatatatattcatataaaaaagcaCTAAGATTTCACATTCATATTGTGTTTGCCTTTAAGGTAAACAAAATAACACACTAGCAAGACCAGAATACCATAAACATTTAACTTTTAACTTTTAATCAAAGCACACGCTCCTTCACCTCCCATTATATTACGCGcaagcacacgcatgcatactcacatatatatgtgacatctatgaatatacacaaagaaCCACCACCATATAAAACCAAACTCAATAACAGACCGACATTTTTTGCGCAGACCTACAGCGCGGACAAGATCGTCACGGACTCCGCCGCCAGCGCCACCGCCTACCTGACCGGCGCGAAGGGCAACCAGGCGACCATCGGCGTGGACGCTAATGTGCTGCTGTCAGACTGTGACGCCATGAACAACCCCAGCTACCACACTTCCTCTGTGCTGAAGAACTTCCAGgtaatagaaagggagggagagggagggaaagagggggaagagagcgagacagagcagGGAGACAAAACCGagcgagcaagaaagaaagaaaaaatatatatatacatatatatatatatatatatatatgtgtgtgtgtgtgtgtgtgtgtgtgtgtgtgtgtgtgtatgtgtgtgtgtgtgtgtgtgtgtgtgtgtgtatatacatatatacatatatatatacatatatatatatatatatatatatatatatatatatagagagagagagagagagagagagagagagagagagagagataatcagctACATACTATACTGATAATTGTTAATCACGGATAGAATCAAAAGTTTACAACACTTACATATCATAAAttcatataacatgcatataacGTTGCATCTCCCAGTATATATCATTCAGAGATGAGATGAAGCATACTGACACTTAACGCTCATCCTAAGCCCAACCAATGAAGCTTTTCACGCTTTTCACGCTGACCTAACCTGACCCAACACCCTCGCCCCCAGGATGCCGGGAAATCCACAGGAATCGTGACAGTAACCCGCGTAACCCACGCTTCTCCTGCAGGAAACTATGCCCACACTGCTGAAAGGTAAgcgattttattttcgtttttaaagatactgttttgttgttgtttcaggGTAGCTAGTATTTATTAGAAGGCAATTGAtttcatttctataatttttttaAGGTATgaatttattgttcttgttgttttaagGTAGTTTATATTCATTCGAGTGAAtcgatttttaaaattatttcttaAGATATCGCTTTTTTGAAAAATAGTATCTATTGGAAGCTTACCTTGAGTTTCTGAAGGTATAATTCTTTATGTAAAATCAATGCATCTTAAGGTATTTCTCAAGTTCTCGGATATTTCAAAATGTTACGTTAATGTATTAAAGACAATCTGACATTGGTATCCCAACGTTTTCATAGCAGCCAGAATTAATTAGAGAATACGTTATTTCTGAAGGTTTCAAATTTAAAGGGGAACAAAAACGGAAAATTTCCTCCTACTACTGTTTTAAAAACTCTCTCCGTTCCTcgcgtgatctttttttttttttagtttatgaaagaaaaaaagggggaatttaaaaaaaaaaaaaaaaaaaaacattgtctaAAGAGTAATCGTTCATCAGGCACTGGGAAAACGACGACGATATTAACGACATCAATGGCGACCCCGAGAAGTGTGACGACATCGCCGAACAGCTGGTCTACGGTCCTACGGGATCGAAGATTAAggtgaggggagacagggagagggagagagacacacagggagagggagagagagacacacagggagagggggagagagacacacagggagtgggagagaaacacacagggagagggggagagagagacacaaggagagggggagagagacacagggagagggggagagagacacacagggagtgggagagagacacacagggagagggggagagagagacacaaggagagggggagagagacacagggagagggggagagagacacacagggagtgggagagagacacagggagagggggagacagacacgcacacagggagagggagagagacacagggagagaaagacacacagggagaaggagagagagggagaggtagggggagactgggggagggagagagacacacatacagggagagggagagagagggagaggtagggggagactgggggagggagagagacacacacacagggagagggagagagggggagaggtagggggagacagtaagagagagagagagacacacacggagagggagagagagtcacacagggagagggagagggagagacacacagggagagggagagagggagagaggtagggtgagacagggggaaagagagagacacacacacagggagagggagagagagggagaggtagggggagacaggaggagaaagagagagagacacacggagaggaagagagagtctcacagggagagggagagggagagagagacacacagggagagggagagaaggggagaggtagggtgagacagggggagggagagagacacacacacagggagagggagagagaaggagaggcagggggagacaggaggagagagagagagagacacacggagagggagagagagtctcacagggagagggagagggagagagagacacacagggagagggagagagggagagaggtagggtgagacagggggaaagagagagacacacacacagggagagggagagagagggaagacagggagaaggagagagggagacagggtgggagggaaagagagagagagagagagagagagagagagagagagagagagagagagagagagagagagagagagagagagagagagagaaagagagagagagagagagagaaagagagagagaaaaaagagagatcgagagagaagagagagagagagagagagagaagagagagagaaaagagagagagagagagagagagagagagagagagagagagagagagagagagagagagagagagagagagagagagagagagagagagagagagagagagagagagagctagagagcgagatagagagagagagagagagagagagagagagagagagagagagagagagagagagagagagagagagagagagagagagagaaagaaagaaagatagaaagaaagagagagagagagagagagagaaagagaaagagaaagagaaagagagagagagagagagagagagagagagagagagagagagagagagagagagagaatgagagagagagggagagggagagggagagggagagggagagggagagagagagggagacagggagagcgagaaagagacggaggcaggaagagggagacggggagagagagagacacacacacatggagaggaagagataggtggagactgggagagggagagagagagggagacagggagagggagagagagagacacacacacatggagaggaagagataggtggagactgggagagggagagagagagggagacagggagagggagagagagaggaagacggggagagagggagagagaaggggagagggagagagagagagagagagagagagagagagagagagagagagagagagagagagagagagagagagagagaaagagagagagagaaggggacagggagagtgagagagagagggagacagacaaacagagagagagaaagagaaggagacaaggatagtgtcggagaggggggaggcagggagcgggagagggggggcaggggagagggagagagagggggaaacagggagagggagagggagagggagagggagggagggagggagagagagaggggggggggcagggagaggaagaggaacacacggagagggagaaggagggggagatagggagagggagagggagagagaggaggaggcaaggagagggagagggagggaggcagggaaagggagaaggagggggaggtagggagagggagagaacgagacagggagagggagagagagggggaggcagggagagggagagagaggggaaggcagagggagggagggagacagggagagggagagagaggggtgaggcaaggagagggagaggttgagggagagggaaagggagggaggaagacagggagagggatggacagagagagagagaaacagagagagagagagagagggagagagagagagagagatagagagagagagagagagagagagagagagagagagagagagagagagagagagagagagagagagagagagagagagagagagagagaggcagagagacagagagacagagcggtcATTGCCGAAAACGAACGCCATCCTCCTCAGGTCATCCTCGGTGGAGGACGCAAAAAGCTCACTCCGAAGGGCGTGGACGACCCCGAGGGCGGCGACGGAGGCAGGCGCGACGACGGCAAGAACCTCATCCAATCGTGGATCGACCAAAAGCAGGTCCTTGGCAATGCCTCGTATGTGTGGCACCGCAATGACCTTCTACAGGTGGACACCGCCAACACCGATTACCTTATGGGTAAGTCCACATGAATTGTATTTTCCATGCAAATGACTGTAAGAAGGTATATCTTTGCAAAGATTCTCAGCGCCTGAAATCTCTCTAACATATTTGTCCTAAATCTCCCCTTATGCCTTCCCAGGCCTCTTCGACTGGAGCCACATGGCGTTCGCTATTGACCAGGACACGAGCAATCCTTCCCTGGAGGAGATGACTCGCGCTGCCATCGAGGTCCTGCAGAGGGACGACAATGGATTCTTCCTTTTCGTCGAGGGTAGGCACATCAAGTGTTTTTTCTGCCCCGTTGCATTAACTTTCTTTGAAATGACTTATGGCGTGTACTCGTAATCTCAACAATGTATTCGCATTTCTGAGAGCAATTAATCTATGAGTATTTGAACTGTCAAATTTCGATTAGTGTACCcttaataatatctataaaaaatcgGTCTTCATAGAACACCAAGCCTATGCAGGTATaacttcgttatatatatattattattatatatcatcaccaaCGAAAAGCTTTCTGATCCTTCAGGAGGAAACATTGACAAGGCTCACCACTTGAACGAGCACCGTTCTGCTCTGGAAGAAGCACTGGAATTTGAGAAGGCAATTGCTTTGGCTGACTCCATGACTAATCCCGAGGAAACGCTGATCATCGTCACCGCTGACCATTCGCAACCTCTCGTCATCAATGGCTATCCTGAGAGGGGGACAGACGTGCTCGGTAAGaacggcgagggaaggaggagaagagaaggagaaataaggaggaaagggttgagggagagggagacggacatAAATCGATGATAGAGGACGGTAGATAGATTTAGAAACACTGGACAGAGAGACAGGTTTATGTGTAGATAAAAAATACtgggagatatatagatgaatatatatatatatatatatatatatatatagagagagagagagagagagagagagagagagacagacagacagacagacagacagacagacagacagacagacagacagacagacagacagacagacagacacacagacacacagacacacacacacacagacacacacacacagagacaggcagacaaacaaacaaacaaataaacagataggcagacaaagaatgaaagcaaacTGACATAACAGGAAGCAGAGACGAacaaacattaatattaacacaCGAACAGAACCAGCACCTAAACTGTCAGTCAACAACGCAACGAAGAAGGAGCAAGAAATACGAGATAACTGAGCCTAAGTGCATAATACTTCGAAGGAATTTGAGTCACAGCAGAGGAGTAACAGAAGAACATAAACAGATGGCCTTGACTTACAATTTACATGGACGCGAGCAACACAGCCGCCAGATTCCCACTACCTAAGCCACGCTATTAGTGATTCCCTAAATCAGGCTGGCTtttcatgtattatttttttgttttttttctgcttcatcaCCTagattattgattgatttattcatatgtttattgaaCCTTTAattcgtattttcttttattctcgctAATCATAGtgaatgattgtcattattattattgttattattattattaccattattattattgttattattattattaccattattattatttttattatcaatattattattattattagtagtagtagtagtagtagtagtagtattatcaccatcatcattgttagcatcattatttgttactgttatcattaatggtgtcattattattatcaatcttatcattattattatcattattattatcattattattattattattattattattattattattattattattatcattattttaatcatgattactattattgttattgttattatttattattattattattagtattgttattatcgctgatgttattaatattatttactatcatcattattaacattaaaccACCCTACGCCCAGTAgtatccccccccgcccccctccccacccaccttcactcatttttgtcttttttttctctctctctctccttcgtcaggCCTTGGAGATTTCTCTGACGTCGACGGACTC
Above is a window of Penaeus chinensis breed Huanghai No. 1 chromosome 19, ASM1920278v2, whole genome shotgun sequence DNA encoding:
- the LOC125035263 gene encoding alkaline phosphatase-like encodes the protein MRLQLAFVLAVAAMAASARVPSPRGPQREPVIKMTYKDQDHLDVMGHVRASKSAKSGNAVEGMDYWNQQMQAELQDQLAKSPIVKQAKNIIFFLGDGTSISTLTAARLLKGHSTGNGEHEVMAYERFPYSSLIKTYSADKIVTDSAASATAYLTGAKGNQATIGVDANVLLSDCDAMNNPSYHTSSVLKNFQDAGKSTGIVTVTRVTHASPAGNYAHTAERHWENDDDINDINGDPEKCDDIAEQLVYGPTGSKIKVILGGGRKKLTPKGVDDPEGGDGGRRDDGKNLIQSWIDQKQVLGNASYVWHRNDLLQVDTANTDYLMGLFDWSHMAFAIDQDTSNPSLEEMTRAAIEVLQRDDNGFFLFVEGGNIDKAHHLNEHRSALEEALEFEKAIALADSMTNPEETLIIVTADHSQPLVINGYPERGTDVLGLGDFSDVDGLPFTTLMYTNGPGYRGEPQGERPDPSTENYNDPHYMGAATVPMIESHHAGEEVILYARGPHAHLFTGIHENAYIPHALRYAACVGDGLQFCPTEA